The proteins below are encoded in one region of Nyctibius grandis isolate bNycGra1 chromosome 7, bNycGra1.pri, whole genome shotgun sequence:
- the SRI gene encoding sorcin isoform X1 yields MAFPGQPVPGGGFYQGGYGGAPGGPTFPGQAQDPLYGYFAAVAGQDGQIDADELQRCLTQSGIAGAYKPFNLETCRLMISMLDRDMSGTLGFNEFKELWAVVNGWKQHFVSFDNDRSGTVDRQELEKALMNMGFRLSPQAVTAITRRYSTRGKITFDDYIACCVKLRALTECFRRRDTSQQGFVNFQYDDFIQCVMSV; encoded by the exons ATGGCGTTTCCCGGGCAGCCGGTGCCCGGCGGCGGCTTCTACCAGGGCGGG TATGGAGGAGCTCCAGGAGGACCAACATTCCCTGGACAAGCTCAGGATCCTTTGTATGGTTATTTTGCTGCAGTAGCAGGGCAG GATGGACAAATAGATGCTGATGAGCTACAGAGATGTCTCACCCAGTCAGGGATTGCAGGAGCATATAAAC CTTTCAACTTAGAGACTTGCAGACTCATGATCTCAATGCTGGAT AGGGATATGTCTGGCACGCTGGGATTTAATGAGTTTAAAGAACTCTGGGCTGTGGTCAATGGCTGGAAGCAACACTTTGTAAGTTTTGACAACGATAGAAGTGGTACAGTGGATCGTCAAGAACTGGAGAAAGCCTTGATGAACATGG gATTTAGACTGAGTCCACAGGCAGTGACTGCAATCACAAGGCGATACAGCACTCGTGGAAAGATTACATTTGATGATTACATTGCCTGCTGTGTGAAACTCAGAGCTCTCACTG AATGTTTTAGAAGAAGGGATACATCTCAGCAGGGTTTTGTGAATTTCCAGTATGATGAT ttcataCAGTGTGTTATGAGCGTCTAA
- the SRI gene encoding sorcin isoform X2, with translation MISMLDRDMSGTLGFNEFKELWAVVNGWKQHFVSFDNDRSGTVDRQELEKALMNMGFRLSPQAVTAITRRYSTRGKITFDDYIACCVKLRALTECFRRRDTSQQGFVNFQYDDFIQCVMSV, from the exons ATGATCTCAATGCTGGAT AGGGATATGTCTGGCACGCTGGGATTTAATGAGTTTAAAGAACTCTGGGCTGTGGTCAATGGCTGGAAGCAACACTTTGTAAGTTTTGACAACGATAGAAGTGGTACAGTGGATCGTCAAGAACTGGAGAAAGCCTTGATGAACATGG gATTTAGACTGAGTCCACAGGCAGTGACTGCAATCACAAGGCGATACAGCACTCGTGGAAAGATTACATTTGATGATTACATTGCCTGCTGTGTGAAACTCAGAGCTCTCACTG AATGTTTTAGAAGAAGGGATACATCTCAGCAGGGTTTTGTGAATTTCCAGTATGATGAT ttcataCAGTGTGTTATGAGCGTCTAA